The Silene latifolia isolate original U9 population chromosome Y, ASM4854445v1, whole genome shotgun sequence sequence AACACTATTGGATCAAATGACAAAGACATTGTTGAGAAAAAGATGGCTTTTCCCGGATGAAATGAAAATTGGATTCATGTAAGAGGAGAAATCTTTATCATTCCTTAGCCGGAAAGATATGTGGCCATGAAAGGGGGATTAAGTGGAACAGAATTGACTGGGTGGTAGAGGCGTGGAAACACTTGTTTTTCCATATTTCGTACCTTAGCTCCATGGAATAATATGCTACTGCTGAAACATGGAAGAATTGAAATCTTAGATCAAAACACTATGTATGGGTGGTATGAACTGCCTAAACAAGAATTCGTGAACAGCGAACAACCAGAGCCTATTACCCACTACATCAATAAATTTCCATTAATGAAAGATGTAAATCCATTGGAAAATAAAAAAGACGCATGTCCGTTGAAATGGTTGTTGCTATCTGCTCCAATAACGAATCGTTGGTTTGACTGAATAACTAAATAAAATCGAAATAAAATACCCTATATGGATAATACACATTCCAGTTGACCGAGCCTAATTTTAATTGTTTTGTGCCGAAGCAAAGATATCCACGGGGCGGTTCGTCCTATTCATTCAGATATTCACGACCAAGAAGTACTGGATTCTCTTTCGGATAGGCCCTGAAAGTAGAAGGAAGGCTGGAATGTCTATTATGGAATTCATCCGACCCGATAGTGCCTATTTTGAAAACGTACAGTGCCAAAGTCACTGAATGGGTAAGTCGCCAATCCCTAAAACGGACTATGTAATTTATCTGCTGAGTTACGTTACGGGCAGGCATTTTTTCAGAGGTTTCTATTCTATCAATCTCCCCTTGTCCAATTTCTGTTGAAGCATATACTCGGGGGGGTGGGTGCAGGGCGGATTATTTCAAAGCGGACTCCCCCTTCATTAGTCATTAGATAGAGAAGATCGCCAAGATTTCGTGATCCGCTGCCGAACTTATGCCGAACTTATTCTAATTCCAAGATCTCGGATCGATATTGATATACCGATCCGAGATCTTGGAATTCAATCAGCATTCTCGATTTTATGCCTTGAAGAGGACTCGAACCTCCACGCTCTTTAGCACGAGATTTTGAGTCTCGCGTGTCTACCATTTCACCACCAAGGCATCTTGAAAGTGATTCGTATTCCATGAATATGATATCTATCTAGTGTGATGTATGGAATATATGATAAAGGTGGAGTGTTGGAGTATTTATATTGATCGGTCATAATGTAAACATAGTATCTATTTAGATACGCTCGAAGGACCCCTTCTCATAATGAGCATGTATAGAACCCTATTCTGGTCCGGTATGGAATGAACTTATAATCGTGGAATCGACTCGATCATCAGATTCTAGATTATAAGTTCATAAACCTAGCCCATTCCCATTTTTGGCGGAGGAACAGATCTACTAATTCTTTGATTCCAGTTAGTAAGAGGGATCTTGAACTAAGAAATAGACTTTAGAAGCTAAAAAAGGGTATCCTGAGCAATTGCAATAATCGGGTTCATTGATATTCCTGGTATAGTAGATGCTATCACACATACAATCATACTCAATTCGATGGAATTCTTTGATCTTAAAGGGGATCTTCTATAATTTCGCACGTGAGGGGTTATTTCTTGGTTTCGTCCAGTCATTAATAACTTGATTATTTTTAGATAATAGTAGATAGAAAGAACGCTCGTAAGGAGTCCTATTAAAACCAATAAATATAGGCCTGCCTGCCACCCACACCAGAATAAATAGAGTTTTCCGAAAAAACCAGCTAGTGGAGGAAGACCGCCTAGGGATAAGAGACAGAGGGCTAAAGAGAGAGCCAAAAAAGGATCTTTCGTGTATAATCCTGCATAATCTCGAATGTTATCAGTTCCGGTACGTAGACCAAATAATACAATGCAAGCAAAAGTTCCTAGATTCATGGAGATATAGAACAGCATATAAGTTATCATGCTTGCATATCCATCATTTGAGTCTCCAACAATTATTCCAATAATTACATATCCGATTTGACCTATGGACGAATATGCAAGCATACGTTTCATGCTTGTTTGAGTAATAGCAATCAGATTCCCCAATATCATGCTAAGAATAGCTAGTATTTCGAGAAGAAGATGCCATTCGTTTGATGAGAAATAAAAAGGAATATCGAAAATTCGAGTGGCTGAAGCTGAAGCAGCTACTTTCGAAGTAACAGAAAGAAAAGCAACGACTGGAGTGGGAGAGTCAGAGTCGAAAAGAGGATTCCTCACTTCTTTCTCTCATTCAAAACCGTGCATGAGACTTTCATCTCGCACGGCTCCTAAGtgataaaagaaagaagatgagttcttctttcttttttgatTACCTTCCTCGCGTATGTATAAGACCGAATCCGTTCGATTTATAAAAAAGATTACTAATCCTTAACTTTTCGAGGAATCCTTGATCAGTGGTTGCGAATGGCTGATTTTTTCAATCTTTTCGATCTGGGTTCCGTAGGAGCAAGTCAGAAAGATTGATAAATAGAACCATCTGATTTGATTCGTTCTCAATAGCCATGAGATGATCATCTTAGGGTGATCCTTTTGTCGACGGATGCTCCTATTACACTCGTAGTCTCTGAAGGATGAGAACCCACTATGTAGCATCTACGTCGAGAATTCAAGTATACGTCATTAGTCCGATCCTTTGTAGGAACTACCCGTAATAACGAACTTGCAAAATGGATATCATAAAGAGATTCGTTGTTCCTGACCCTGCTTCACCTTAATTGTTATTTGAACAAGTAAAAGTTATGTCTTGGCCCGAGTGGGGATAGCATTTCTCTTCTGCATGTCCATGGAGTTTTGAAAATTCCAAACATCTCAGAGATAGATAGAGAGGTAGGAATTTCTCGAACGAATCGCACTCCTTCGTATACGTCAGGAGTCCATTGATGAGAAGGGGCTGGGGAAAGCTTGAACCCAATTCCTACAGTGATGAATATAAGCGCAATTGAAATTCCCGGGGAGTTATACATTTGTGTATTGATAAGACCGTTCACTATTTCTTGAAGCTCGATCTCTCCACCGGATGAACCATATAGCCAAGAGAAACCATGAACCAGAATAGAAGAGCTTGTCCCACCCATGAGTAAATATTTCGTAGTAGCCTCATTAGACCGTACATCTTTCTTGGTATATCCAGATAATAGGTAGGAGCATAAACTGAAACATTCTGGAGCTACAAAGATAGTTATTAAATCGTTAGCACCGCATAAAAACATTCCTCCTAGAGTAGCTGTTAATACAAATAACAGAAACTCTGTGAGAGCCATTTCTGTACATTCAATGTACTCTACGGATAGAGGAATACATAGAGTTGAACATAGTAAAATAAGAAATTGAAAGATTTCGTTGAAATTGTTCGTTTGGAAATTTCCCGAAAAGCTAATCATAGGTTCTTCTCTCCATCGGAACAACAGGGTTGTTATGCTCATTACTAAACTTGTTGAAGAGATGAAATATAACCAAGGTATATCTTTTTGATCAGAGGTTGAATCGATTATCAGAAGAAGAATTAGGCCAAAAATTAGgatacattctggaaaaataaaaCTTCCATCAAAGAGAAGCAAATGAAAGGCTTTCATAAAAATTCTCGTAGAATCGAGAATGAAGTTTTCATTCTGTACATGCCAAATCATGAATTAGTAACTGCATCCAATCTCCAAAAAAATCCCAATTGTTTCGTTTCGAACTTTATATTTTTGAAATGGAATATTTCTATTTACGGAATAGCCATGAATAGGATCAAACCTTATTCCATGGTATGGTATTTACATGAGATTCCTCTTTCTTATTCTTAAGTGAGTTCCCGAGAGGGCTTAGTTGATCCATgatttctctttcatttgtttcGAGAAAAGAAAGATATTGATCAATTCCGATTCTTTCTTTTTTCTATTGATTCTTTTCTGGTCGAGATGTATGGATCCATGGATCTAGGTGTCTATATAGAGACTGTTCATGGATTAACGAAAATGTGCAAAAGCTCTATTTGCCTCTGCCATTCTATGAGTCTCTTCCTTTTTGCGTATGGCATCGCCACTCCCTTTGGCAGCATCCACTAATTCGGAACTTAATTTGAAAGCCATATTTCGACCCGGACGTTTTCGGGCTGCCCCTAATAACCAACGAATGGCAAGTGCTTTTCCTTGTGTGGATCCTATTTCAATGGGAACTTGATGAGTCGATCCGCCTACACGTCTTGCTTTTACTGCTATATCGGGAGTTACTCCACGTATTGCTTGACGTAAAACAGATAGTGGATTTGTTTCTGTTTTTTGTTGAATCTTTTTCACGGCTCTATAGATAATTTGATAAGCCAATGATTTTTTTCCGTGTTTCAGAATACGGTTAACCAACATGTTAACTAATCGATTACGATAAATTGGATCGGATTTTGCAGTTTTTTCTTCTACAGTACCTCGACGTGACATGAGCGTGAAAGGGGTTCAAGAGTCAGTTTTCTTTTTATAAGGGCTAAAATCACTTATTTTGGCTTTTTGACCCCATATTGTAGGGTGGATCTCGAAAGATATGAAAGATCTCCCTCCAAGCCGTACATACGACTTTCGTCGAATACGGCTTTCCACAGAATTTGATATGTATCTATGAGATCGAGTATGGAATTCTGTTTACTCACTTTTAATTGAGTATCCGTTTCCCTCCTTTTCCTGCTAGGATTGGAAATCCTGTATTTTCCCTATCCATACGATTGAGTCCTTGGGTTTCCGAAATAGTGTAAAATGAAGTGCTTCGAATCATTGCTATTTGACTCAGACTTGTTCTAAGAAAGTCGAGGTATTTTGAATTGTTTGTTGACACGAATAAAGTCAGGAAAAACCTCTGAAATTTTTTCAATATTGGACCTTGGACATATAATAGTTCCGAATCGAATCTCTTTAGAAAGAAGATCTTTTGTCTCATAGTAGCCTGCTCCAGTCCCCTTACGAAACTTTCGTTATTGGGTTAGCCATACACTTCACATGTTTCTAGCAATTCACATGGCATCATCAAATGATACAAGTCTTGGATAAGAATCTACAACGCACTAGAACGCCCTTGTTGACGATCCTTTACTCCAACAGCATCTAGGGTTCCTCGAACAATGTGATATCTCACACCGGGTAAATCCTTAACCCTTCCCCCTCTTACTAAGACTACAGAATGTTCTTGTAAATTATGGCCAATACCGGGTATATAAGCAGTGATTTCAAATCCAGAGGTTAATCGTACTCTGGCAACTTTACGTAAGGCAGAGTTTGGTTTTTTGGGGGTGATAGTGGAAAAGTTGACAGATAAGTCACACTTACTGCCACTCTACAGAACCGTACATGAGATTTTCACCTCATACGGCTCCTCGCTCAATTCTTTCGAAGCAATTGGAGATTCCTTCCATAATTCTTTAAGTCCCATAGGTTTGATCCTGTAGAATATGACCCACTTTCTCATTGAGCGAAGGGTACGAAATAAATCAGATTTATTTTCGATCAAAAGTACTATGTAAAATCCTCGGTTTTCCTCTTCCTCTATCCCATAGGTAGAGCGTTTGAATCAATAGAGAACCTTTTCTTCTGCATGAATCGATTACATTCCAATTCCTTCCCGATACCTCCCAAGGAAAATCCCGAATTGGATCATCCCAAATTGACGGGTTAGTGTGAGCTTATCCATGCGGTTATGCACTCTTCGAATAGGAATCCATTTTCTGAAAGATCCTGGCTTTCGTGCTTTGGTGGGTCTCCGAGATCCTTTCGATGACCTATATTGTGTTGAAGGGATATCTATATGATCCGATCGATTGCGTAAAGTAAAACCCGCGGTAGCAAGAGAACCGGGGAAAGTATACAGAAAAGACAGTTCTTTTCTATTATATTAGTCTTTTTTTCTATTAGATTAGTATTAGTTAGTGATCCCGGCTCAGTGAGTCCCTTCTTTCGTGATGATTTCGTGATGAACTGTTGGCACCAAGCCCTCCATTTTTTTTGTCTCTGTGGGCCGAGGAGAAGGGGGGCTCGTCAGGAAGAGGATTGTACGATGAGAGAGGCAAGGAGGTCAACCTCTTTCAAATATACAACACAGATACTGACAATGCAATGGAGTTGGACTCTCATGTCGATCCGAATGGAATGAATCATCCTTTCCGCAGGGGTCAATCTTTGCCTACTAGGCAAGAAAGAGGATAGCAAGTTCAAAATTCTGTCTCGGTAGGACATGTATTTCTATTACTATGAATATGAAATTCAGAAATGAAGTGGTTAATAATGGAGTTACCATTATCCTTTTTGGAGTGACGAATGCTGTATGTGTTACTAAGAAAAGGAATTTGTCCATTTTTCGGAGGGCGTGGAAACACATAAGAACTCTTGAATGGAAATGGAAAAGAGATGGCAGTTCCTTTGGAAAGGGTAAGATCTTTGGCACAAGAAGAAGGGGTTGATCCGTATCATCTTGACTTGGTTCTGCTTCCTCTATATATTATTTTTTAATATCGAGTCGGTTTCTTCTCCTACCTATATTGAATAGAACATGCCAAGCCAAATCTTCTTCATGTAAAACCTGCTTGATTTAGATCGGTAAAATCCTACGCTTTTTTTATGAAAGCATGGGCTATGGCTCAAATACGTAGTCAATCCGATTTCCGATAGGAGCAGTTGACAATTGAATCCAAATTGTCCCGTTATTTTCGTATCCGTAATAGTGCGAAAAGAAGTCCCGGCTCCAAGTTGTTCAAGACT is a genomic window containing:
- the LOC141633231 gene encoding NAD(P)H-quinone oxidoreductase subunit 2, chloroplastic-like — protein: MIWHVQNENFILDSTRIFMKAFHLLLFDGSFIFPECILIFGLILLLIIDSTSDQKDIPWLYFISSTSLVMSITTLLFRWREEPMISFSGNFQTNNFNEIFQFLILLCSTLCIPLSVEYIECTEMALTEFLLFVLTATLGGMFLCGANDLITIFVAPECFSLCSYLLSGYTKKDVRSNEATTKYLLMGGTSSSILVHGFSWLYGSSGGEIELQEIVNGLINTQMYNSPGISIALIFITVGIGFKLSPAPSHQWTPDVYEGVRFVREIPTSLSISEMFGIFKTPWTCRREMLSPTPVVAFLSVTSKVAASASATRIFDIPFYFSSNEWHLLLEILAILSMILGNLIAITQTSMKRMLAYSSIGQIGYVIIGIIVGDSNDGYASMITYMLFYISMNLGTFACIVLFGLRTGTDNIRDYAGLYTKDPFLALSLALCLLSLGGLPPLAGFFGKLYLFWCGWQAGLYLLVLIGLLTSVLSIYYYLKIIKLLMTGRNQEITPHVRNYRRSPLRSKNSIELSMIVCVIASTIPGISMNPIIAIAQDTLF